The genomic window GAGAGTTACACATCTGCATGCGAGATTACATGTCTGTCTGAAGGTCTGCAAGACGTTTCAAGCATGTCCTCTACGTGTAAAAATGTTAATCCTTGACATGGTGTGTTCACAAATATTGGCAAAATAGCAAATAATTGAAAACAGATTCCGTTGCTTTTATCATTTAAGAATCTTGATAAAAAGTTAATTGAAAAAATTTCAAGTCTGTTACATCAAAGTATTTCCTTCTTTGGTTAATTAATCTATACATCGACGCACTATATTAgcttatacaatatttatacatCATACAGAAAGTTCTCAGGCATCCCATGTAGATCAGAGAACATCACAAAGGTTAAAACATCAGAGGATTTCTGTCTATGTactgttttgtattttattgttaaaaatatcTTTGTACTAAAACACAGCATGACATGGCAAGATTTTGAGATAGAAATATAgattacaatattttgaaaatttagtaaaataaaacaattgttgATGTAACAGAAGCTCGCATAATGTTACCACAActcacaaatatataaacaattctGTACAAGAAATCTAAAGAAATGTTTGAATGTTATCTACCTTCCTTAAGGTATCCACAGAAATGTGGAGACCAGACCTTGTTAGAGGTTTAGTGTATTGAGATGTTTTGTAATTGAGATGTGTAGATCCTTATTTAGATATCTCAAGTACATGCCCTAACACAACCACCCTTAAGATATCTAAATACATCTTGAGCGTTTTCCTTATTCCTTTTGCTGTAGGTGTTGTCACAAAAGTAAACTGACGTCAGACGattattaagttttttttagataaacagtaatatattttatagatcAGGTATTACCTGGTACAGTTTTACATCCCTCTGTCTATCTACCTAAATTATCATCATTTGTTTATCTAATAAAGAACAGACAGCCTATATCTATTAAACCCTGGATCAATATCCAGTCACTCGGtcaacattgataaaaaatattatatcaatcCTTATATATGGgagattttacctgtatatgttcAATATATTTACACCTATATATGGGAGACTTTACCTGTATAAAGTTCACtatatttacacctgtatatgggagattttacctgtataagttCATtatatttacacctgtatatgggagattttacctgtaaaactttACTATATTTACACCTATATATGGgagattttacctgtataagtccactgtatttacacctgtatatggttgattttacctgtataagtcCACTATATTAACACCTATATATGGgagattttacctgtataagtcCACTATATTTACACCTATATATTGgagattttacctgtataagttTACCAACACCACCCGAGTaattattaaatttcataaCACCTGGCAATTGAAATAGAGCTTTAATATATTTGGATTTTGGCGGTCATTATCTTACTGATTTATTTGTGTTAACAGAAACTGTACATGTTATGAAGATCTAAGTATGTGGGCAGGTTCATTGAGTATTTGGGTATACCTTTAtcatcatgtacatatatttgatatgtgtaaTATCGATCTGTATAGATATCCACCTCCAATCTACTGATGACACACCGGCCTTGGTATGAAAATGTAGCGGCTTTAATCAGTATCTATACAGGTTCATTAAACGAAGTACAGAATGACTTGTGTGTGTATGTGCGTGAATGATTTAACATGATAGTCACAattaatatgtacatacatacggCCATTAATTACTGAAGGATGACACACCTACGGAGACATTCTATAAATGGTTGTGGTATCCGTATTGCATGCTTGAATGCAGTAGATGTAATACTCTGGTTTTATTTTTCGTGATCAGGTGGGACCTAGCTGGGACGACGTTGTTGAAAAATGTTGTAAGGGGCATTACCAGCCCCTACTGTTATTGTACACCAACCCTAACGCAAACCCTATCGCCACAGAAACAGCCCCGAAAAAACGGGTCATGGCCCCTGGATTTTCCACCCCTGTTAAAGGTTTGTCTTTAAATCTTAACCTACTTTTACATTGTTAAGAATACTTTAATTGCTTGGTGAAGACCAAAGGCTGTCACAGACCTCTGAACATGTTTTGTTAGGGTAATTTAAACAGAAATAGTTTAAaggtttgataaaaaaatgtatgtccATACAATAAAAGATCTTTTGTTGTACTAATAATTCTCTCTGATATGAATACCTGTAATCTTTTTCGTCATATTTCTATAGAGGAATGAAAATCTTTTGGAAGTTTGTCAAAAGATATGTTTATGACAGTTGATATGTCGGTGTTGGCGTGAACGAGGGTCAACAATCGGGGTAGAGTTTGGATTTATATACATTAGTAAATTATCACGCTATAAAGAATTAATCTATTTAACATAAAGCCAATTGGATTAATTTCAAAATGGAGACGATAATCTGTTTGTTTAAATATCTGGCACATTTGTCAACCAACACAAAGAGTTTTGGCAAAAAAAATGATGACTTCAGTCAGTCCAATGTTAACAAGCAGTTTTGAAGATTTGTTAATTCGCCCAAGAcgcttttttatttatttgaataaatattaatCACCTTTAATTTCTGCGAAATAACTGCGTACATTTTACCACACTATTACTTAATTACGAAGTAAatagaaaaaaaggggggaggCAAACTTTTAGTTGTCTGATGGAAAGGACgattctttaaatattttacctTAAAATTTTCGAGGGAGCAATATTGCGTGTTTCCACATTGTTACTTAAGGAACAGACATGATTTAGTAGTACTAGCTATCCATTAGCTTCCTAGAACCTGTTTAAAATACGACTGGCTTAATGACTTCTGCCAGCTCAGGTGACAAGTGTGGCAACTCTTTCATCACGAGATAAGCCGCACCTGATACAACCTAGTAGGATGGGGCCAAGGCAACAAGACAATTAttgtaaaaacattaaaaaaatatgtaaattaaaaaaaaaacaagatgaAAGCTTTTTTAAACTAACTGCTTTCATCAGTTCATGTATAGGCTATGAACCGGTGTTTCTATTGgcaacatatataacattaacaatTAGAATTCTGTTTTAGTTCATATTTATGacttatctatatatatatataatttttttttttctttttatatgaGGGAGAAGAAATGTGTCTTTTCagttttttgatatttcacttaTAAGAAATAATGGACATTAAATATCCTGTATGGTTTGGAGAATAGGAAGTATAGGATGTAGTTTTATAGAGGACCAGATGCTGGTTACTAGATATAGAAACAGTTTAATGGTGGTGATGAGTAGGGTTTCAGTAGCCTGTTATTAAATTATTGTGTTCTAGAGCGTAAAATTTTTATATCAGGCATTATTGTGATTGGAGGTAACAtcaaatgtgattttcaaaGTCCTCCTCAATATAAAGGAACAAAGGAtgcattttattgtttttgttatagtGAGCAACATGTTTTGTCTTGTGCTGTGTTTTGATATGTTTCCCCCTTGGATTGACGtaataaataaaaccaattGAAAATTTCTGGTTGGCTTGTTTTAAGTgtttattttctcttttatCATTTCAGTTCCTAGTGAGAAAAAAACAGAAAGTCGACACGACGGAGTGAGACGATCGATAACTCCCAATCCGGATGGTTCCGAGACTGCTGTCCCTAATAGAAGACGTTCAACAACTCCTAACCCTCCCAGTTCTACCGAGCCTGTTTCTCCTGACACTGAACCTGGTGTCACTAAGAAACAGGTGGAGCACCATCGCCAACACAGCTTCCTCATCGCAGTCACGGGAAAGACTGGGCGTGCAGCAGAACAGAATAAATCCGAGTATGCTGTACCTATGAACAACACTGCTGTGAAACATCGCCTTCcaggaggtcaaggtcaaccaTCTGGTTCTGATTATGAAGGGAGAAAGCAGCGCCCCAGCGACCTTCAGTTGCCGAAACCAGACGATTCTGTAGATGGATATAATTATACCCTTTCGACACGTGACCAATATCGCCGTCCATCTATTAGTAGTCCTGACCACACTGGAAAACCATTGACTCCGAACTTCTCTCGTGGTGAAGTTCCAATCAGGAAGGATAGCTTCAAAAGAGGCAAAGACAAGGTTCCTGTGGATGTTATACGATACCAGGTTCCTCGCACCTCATCCACCTCCTCAGACTCCGACTCGATTGGACAAGGTGATCACAATCCTGCAAACTCCAAGTCTGGCTCCACCCAGTCAACGGCCCCAGTTCTTCCTCCAAAACACAGACGAACAAAATCTATCTGTCATGAAGATGCCCCCCAGAATCTGTCAGCTGACCATATTGATATTCGCCAACATGTTGTAATGAAACCCAAACCTAGTGCAGGACATAACTATGAAAACATAGAGAACATTTCACATACACCTGTACAGTCGGGTCTCGCTACACTCCCAAGGAACAAGAAAGGCAAGTCTGCTCAACAGATGCCACAGGCGGACAAGGCTTCTCGCCCTTCACTACACAACCGACAGGGAACTCAAGCCCAGtctggacagatggacagaatCTTCCATTCCAGACAGAACTCTATCGGTGGCCAGACAGCTCACAGCCGGGATAGTTCCACTCACACATTGACAGATGATCGCCACTCCCGACAGAACTCTATGGTCAGTCAAATTTCAGATACACAGGGTTCTACCTCACAGGGTAGTATGCATAATGATAAAGTAAATGGCCAGTCAAATCCTGACAGTCACACTAGGAGGGAGCAAACAAAACCTAGTATTCCTTCTAACAAACCGCCAAAGCCTGCCAAACCAGAAAAGAAGCCAACCTTGTCTCAAAAGAAGAAGACATCAAATCCTCCTCCACCTCCTCCCACGAGGAGGTCCGAGCTCCAAGGGAGCAAGGAGGACCATCAGAGCTACATCAACAGGAATATAGTGGAGAGTGTGCTTCACTACCAGAATCAGAAATTGACCAGGCAGGGCTCCAATATCAGCAGTGTCAGCCAGAATAGCAATACCAGCTTTGATTCGGACAATTCAAGTGTTAGGAGTCACAAGGATGGCACCACGGAGATCCTGTTTGACACCTTGTCCCTAGACTCCGCTCACCGAGACTCTGGCTATGGCAGCAGTGACAGAAACAGTTCTAGTTCCACTGGTAGTACGACTCTGGATCCCTATGCACAGTACTTCATGAGTAAGAGCATGATTCCACCTAAAAACCTCAACACACAGGGTGTGGCAGAGAACCTGAAAAAATTCATCAACCATGGTTATGATGGTGATCGCCACTACGGACCTACGACCTACACTGTCGGGTCTGTGCAGCATGGAGGTCCGGTTACCGTCCAGCAGACAGCTGGTCAGAAGTATCCTCCGCCAGATGATAAGTATAATCCAGATCTGACCTATAGCCATGGGAAAACGAGTGTAGAGGCAGGCAAACCACAGTACCCAACTGTGGACAACAGTCAGATGTCTGGCAAACCTACAGACCCAGCTATGGAAaggaaacagctatatgatcCTGCCATCGTCAAGTCTCACACTCAGGGAAAAGGTAAGTCATTATACAggttatataagtaaaatatctATCACAAGATGCTTTATATGtgctgtaattgttttcattttctcttTAAATGTAGTATTTGTATCTTAATGGTCAGAGACTGTACATTAAATGCTGTATATTGTTTCTAAACATAGAcaaatattgattataattgTGGGCGAAATGCGGTCTTTAATACCTCTTTGTTAGATAGCTACCTGTCTAGCCCATGAATATTTAAAGGTagacatattgtatttttaACCTGTCCGTAATTGGTTCACTGTCTGTATCGGGTTGTATTCAACCTTTAATCAGCCACTGCATCAAAAGGATTAGTAAGGTTATAGTATATGTTATAAATACACAAGTCCCTAGTGAACTCGATTCCCTTAACTAATTCATACAGACAACAATAAGCAATTTACTGCACCAAACCTCAGCAGGATAGACTGGTTGTACATGTCTGTAAGTCCTGTACATAAAGCGTTGTGCTTGGCTGGTGACATTAATCGACTCTATTGTAGTGTGTAATCGACCGTACTCAAAGACTTCCATTAAGAAGAAAGCAGAGATGAAGGAAACTACAGATATAACAAACTATTCTATATTTAAgggaaaaaaatgatttaattaaataaatgtttctgtcattaaaatacaatattgtcCCATTACTTACTATTTTTTCAGTTAGgagttgtttgtttatttactgaaatatcatTCGACCTCTGTTTGACCTTCAGGTAACCAAGTGTACCATATGAACCAGAAAATGATGCCCCAGGATGTGAAGCCAGTATCAGGAAACAAGTGTGGCCTCGAGGGATTCAGCAATACCTCAAACCAGAAATCAGAGAAACCTTCCGTGTATCATGAAGGTACCATATCCTACCTGTGTATCCATAACCTCCATCCCTCTGATCAGTTTCATTTTTGTAGTATGAAAATAAATCTAATAAATACATTCTTTAATCTCTGCTATAGTTGGTTTGCCTCTAATAAATAAATTCAGAATAGAGTCTTTAAATCTGttgattctgaaaaaaaaatgttatgaccacacaataatttgtttttaatgcaAAGAccttaaaagaaaaaaaaaatattggagATACTAgctaatttgatattcatttacCCCACAGGAGTAGATGAATATGCGAAGTTGTGCCAAAAAGCTGAAGAGTTAATGGACCAGTGTGTTTTAGTGGAGACATCTGAAAATGGCTCCATGGCTCTTAACTACTGTAATGCTGCCATAGGTAAGAAGTCtcattttacctgtacaggtacatctaTATTATGATAAAATGAAAGTCTAGAAAAAACAATCGTTGTGTGTGAGCATATACTGCTTTAAGCACACACAAATTAAATTCTAAAATTGTGACGAAACATAGAtcagtattgtttaaatattttgaaaattgcaaaAAGTAATACCAGTAATTGTTTCCCTTGTAGACTGTCTCAAGCAAGCGATGCGCATCAACTCGGTGTCCCAGCAGTCCTTTGTGTCAGCACAGAAAATGCACAACTCGTGCGTCCTCAAGTCACGTAGTCTACAGAAGAAGTTCTTGGTGCGACAGGAATCAATGTCTTCTACAACAAGTTCCGACAGTGCAAGGTCCTCTCCGTGTCCAATAAGGTACCAGCATAGTTCTTCTATAGCCTCCAACAAAAGTCAAAAACTCTTAGCAATATTTCTTCATTAACCAGTTCAGTTCTTCATAACAATGAAATGTTTCTTTGAACCTTTAATGCCATATTTCAACTGACCTTCCAATCTTGTGATTGGTCGCAATCTATCCAATCAGATTTAATGGTTTATATCAATAACATATCTTggtgaaatattttatttattgtccCATGTATATTTAGATTTTAGATAATAATATTAATGAGGTTGTGATATCTAGTAACAAGAAAGTAAAACCCAAGTATTAACTGACCCACTTCCTGTCTATATAACCCATGTTTTCTACTATTTCAGTGTCTCCTCATCTGATCATTCCAGTTCATCATCCCAATCTTATGGGGAAAATTGTGttcaacaaaatgtattaaTCTCAAAACTGCAACAAAACAGTATCCACTCGCGTTCAAGTTCTCGAGACtctgtagacagtgttatagaaaataaaaattaccgAAAGGAAAACAGGACTAATGTGAAAACTGAAAAACCAATTAGTGAATCATCTTCTAGTCACAGTGCTAACGAAAGGACTTCATGTAGCCAGAAGGGCAGCAATGATATGACTGTAGATATGTATGCAACTTTACCCCGAAAGGGCACACGGCGCAGTCAGAAGGTCTCTGGGTCGTCCAATCCAGAACCAGACTTTGCTAACAAACAAAGGTCTGTGAATGGTAGCGGGAATCCTAATGGAAGAACAGCTTCATCTGGATCAATAACGCCAACACCGTCTGATAACTGTTTTGATACAGATTCTAGTCTCACAGACGGAAATGACTACCATTACAAGATGCAGGTTCCCTCCCAGCAACAGGTCAAGGCAAACCGAGCAGAGATAAGGCAGCTTCCTCACAATAATACTAGTTCAGGTTCATATCACCCTCAAGGGTACTACCCCCAAGGGTACACATCGTCAAGGCAACAAGATTCCTCATACCCTCAACCCCAGACAGCTCACCCTACACAGCATCAACATGAGGTTTGTAAAACAAGTGCGCCCTCTCAGTCAGATAACCCTGTGCTGCCACCAAAGCCAGGGAAGTCCACCAATCTGGTCACACAGCCTGCCAAGTCCACATCAGACCTCGGCTCACGGGAGGCTAGTCCTCGCCCTGTCGAAGGAATGATGAAATGGGTGAGATCAACATCACATGCAACTCCTCGATCGGTTAAGAATAAGTCTAAACAAAATAGTGTAGCTCGTCAATCCAGCTTCACAGGCAACGCCCAACAACAGCCTGGACAAGGGCGATCCCACCAGTCAACAGTATCCCTGGCAACGAAACAGTGCGATGTTCAGCCTCAGCAGCATCTTGTCGACCATTCCTCTCCACATAGTAATCACTCAGGTACTAACCATTTCCCATATGTTAGCTTTGTGTACTGCCTCCCTCAATATAATGAGCAAGTTCAATCAGAAACTGAAGAAACTATGGTGTAACTATTGAAAATGTAATGCTTATGTATAAAGAAACAAGAAATTTTAATATACTTTAAATGACTTCATGTTGGTTCAACTAAGACTTCCTTCGGTCAACCACAGCAACTGTCATCTGCTCATTTGAAATCATGGCGGTGATTGGTTGCTTTTAATCCACTTATGTAATCACATTACATGGAACAGGCTGTCTATAGTAAATAGTTGATGATTGAACTTGCTCACCATAAACCAGCAATTTAAATTTCTTGTGCATCCTATAGGTTGATGACAGTCTTTTCTAAGCCTGAATCCAGTAATTGTTTCGACATTGTTGTAGCGTAAAGGTCCAAGACCAGCAAAATTGAAGAATTGTAGTTCTTTATAAACATCATTTATGAGCAGTTCCTCTTATTTGAATACATTCAAATTTCATTATAGAATCAATGAcacttatttttatttgttcttCATAAAACTACACTAGACCAAGTTttcaaagtttgaaaaaaatatataaataataaagaaaGTGGTGAGGTAAAGATTCTAGTTAGTGGAGTAGTAATTACTTCTGTcaataaaaatttgaattatgaaatcaaaattaaaaaaaaaaaactttatcaaCATTGAATCTAGGCCTGGGAATGATTGTAGATTTCATTCTATTGAGGTTCAATGATATTATGTCATTGGAAGAATCTTGGAGGTTATATATGAAATCAAGTAATTAAGTAGACAAATTGAGGGAGACAGTGCTGGTGCTTTTTATGTCATATATAGGCTGGCTGGTCATGTTTACCCGTTAAATAATTAACAATGATCTATTTACCCGTTAAATAATTAACAATGATCTGCCGTATTTACCGGCTCCTTCAGATATGTATTTGGTTCTCGTGTGATAATCCTGTCTAACAGATTAAATCTCGGTAGTTTTAAAAAGCCTCTGGTGTAAACATTGCCAGCCAGCCACATATACTTTACGAGAtatctatacacatgtattaagAAGCTACCCAGGGGCACATcagctacatatatatgttaatgtagGAATAACTCTCACCTACAGAAACATCGCTCATAGATCCTGATGGACATTATCTTTTTGTATTTTAGTGAAAACATTTCGGAATATGAACTGGAGGcgtgtatataatgtaaacaagatTAAGTTATAATGAAAATGGTATTAGATCTATACTGCTTAGTCATGAAagggaaaacatgttatgttagGAAGTATCAGTATATCTCGCGGGGTAAAAACTTTGGCATTCTTTTCAATTGTTATAAGATCAGCAGTTATataaattcataaatatttatttttcgtATTTAAGTTTCTGTCcatttttttattaactttttattgattttgattaaCACAGATTTGGTTGAAATTCTCACACATTATTTAGTACTCTGGGTAGCTTTACATCGAGTAGAATATATCGGCTAACAGTACCCATGTAGCAGCTGTATCGAGAGATGTAGcatgatttaaatatataatgttcagAAATTAACTTGCACGCTAGTTTTAAAATTGGTTGTTAATTGGATTGATACAAGATTAATGTTGATCAGAATGTAGCATGTTATCACAAGAATTGCATTTGAAAACTTTTTAAGTAAGAACAAATTCTCTCTGTTGTGATTTTagaaattttgtgaaaataatgCACTTCTTGTGACTGTCTGATACACAGATTTTCCTAAAGTTGAAGGGCTAGCACCTTAGCCTAAATGTGTGTTTAGCCTGCCTGATTATGcttctgtatatgtatataaattgacTGCCCTGTACTGAGctttacctgtgtttctttCCCTGTGTGACAGACTGCTCTAACAATGAGGCACAAAGCGCTGGATTCACCCCTGAACAAGTTCCCTCCACCCTCTCTAACATACCTGTAAGTACAAAATACCACTGAAAACAAAGCACACATAGTACTTTAACGAAGGTGAAAATGGAAGTGCTTTGGAAATTGATTAATTTGGcattacaataacattgtcACTGGTTGGTCGTGGTTTCTGGTGACTGTACTATAGAGTATTTGATGTTGGTCTCGACCCGTTAGTCAGACTAGAACTGACCATGGTCAATGGAATGGCCTTTGTGTTGACCAATATAGTCGCAAATTCACTGAGTACAATAAAACCAGTCAATCACTTTTCTTATGAGTCACTTTTAGTTGCTTTATCTACCTGTTGAGTTGGTTGTGAGAACAAGtaacttctttttcttttccatCTCCCTGGTTCGTTAACCTGACTACATTGATTAATTCACTAACTTTCATAAAGTCATGGTTCACTGATCAGGAGGCATTGAAGCAGAGTAAATATGTCTTGGGTGTAATTATCGGAAGAATGACTTAGCACTGTAGACAACAAAGCTAAGGGATATTGCGAGTTTAAGTCAAAAATACGATT from Pecten maximus chromosome 1, xPecMax1.1, whole genome shotgun sequence includes these protein-coding regions:
- the LOC117334749 gene encoding uncharacterized protein LOC117334749 isoform X2 — its product is MDNSGPSFPHGGHAPPQHWFDTWDNRGNQNTSSSALSAKGLRNAPGENNCFLNSAVQVFWHLDVFRRSYRRLTGHLCMGNSCIFCALKVIFTQFQYSDQASLPPDALRKALAESFINQQRFQLGHMDDAAECFENILRRIHFHIANAYSEDACQAPHCLPHQKFAMTVFDQIVCICGASSDPLTFHELVHYISTSALVSQCRSMHETGDILHPDRFGLLLRNAGAVGDIRDCPNSCGKRVQIRRTLLNCPDVVSIGLVWETDRPNTDMISDVVQSIGTTILLQDIFHSVMVKGMKDVSKLPKLQLSALVCYYGKHYSTFVFHTKLNVWIYFDDATVRQVGPSWDDVVEKCCKGHYQPLLLLYTNPNANPIATETAPKKRVMAPGFSTPVKVPSEKKTESRHDGVRRSITPNPDGSETAVPNRRRSTTPNPPSSTEPVSPDTEPGVTKKQVEHHRQHSFLIAVTGKTGRAAEQNKSEYAVPMNNTAVKHRLPGGQGQPSGSDYEGRKQRPSDLQLPKPDDSVDGYNYTLSTRDQYRRPSISSPDHTGKPLTPNFSRGEVPIRKDSFKRGKDKVPVDVIRYQVPRTSSTSSDSDSIGQGDHNPANSKSGSTQSTAPVLPPKHRRTKSICHEDAPQNLSADHIDIRQHVVMKPKPSAGHNYENIENISHTPVQSGLATLPRNKKGKSAQQMPQADKASRPSLHNRQGTQAQSGQMDRIFHSRQNSIGGQTAHSRDSSTHTLTDDRHSRQNSMVSQISDTQGSTSQGSMHNDKVNGQSNPDSHTRREQTKPSIPSNKPPKPAKPEKKPTLSQKKKTSNPPPPPPTRRSELQGSKEDHQSYINRNIVESVLHYQNQKLTRQGSNISSVSQNSNTSFDSDNSSVRSHKDGTTEILFDTLSLDSAHRDSGYGSSDRNSSSSTGSTTLDPYAQYFMSKSMIPPKNLNTQGVAENLKKFINHGYDGDRHYGPTTYTVGSVQHGGPVTVQQTAGQKYPPPDDKYNPDLTYSHGKTSVEAGKPQYPTVDNSQMSGKPTDPAMERKQLYDPAIVKSHTQGKGNQVYHMNQKMMPQDVKPVSGNKCGLEGFSNTSNQKSEKPSVYHEGVDEYAKLCQKAEELMDQCVLVETSENGSMALNYCNAAIDCLKQAMRINSVSQQSFVSAQKMHNSCVLKSRSLQKKFLVRQESMSSTTSSDSARSSPCPISVSSSDHSSSSSQSYGENCVQQNVLISKLQQNSIHSRSSSRDSVDSVIENKNYRKENRTNVKTEKPISESSSSHSANERTSCSQKGSNDMTVDMYATLPRKGTRRSQKVSGSSNPEPDFANKQRSVNGSGNPNGRTASSGSITPTPSDNCFDTDSSLTDGNDYHYKMQVPSQQQVKANRAEIRQLPHNNTSSGSYHPQGYYPQGYTSSRQQDSSYPQPQTAHPTQHQHENHQCGGQSGENRSATPQQMCTDNNEGSSESEEFRPSVRDLASRFEGSKSNVPSCPHPRDQQDNFPPSGNLGRQRSKSESDFRTLDVKPKSVLSRNKQKNKANRMKKSVTFNDNVALVDLMDIFAPPEGAPGYNDNNSGYVSDQEERYDRATRSYSDNELEDDDSVDSPTEIAPGEVACSLCGKHGAQYGQYCEKCHFYLSQFQQRR
- the LOC117334749 gene encoding uncharacterized protein LOC117334749 isoform X1, encoding MDNSGPSFPHGGHAPPQHWFDTWDNRGNQNTSSSALSAKGLRNAPGENNCFLNSAVQVFWHLDVFRRSYRRLTGHLCMGNSCIFCALKVIFTQFQYSDQASLPPDALRKALAESFINQQRFQLGHMDDAAECFENILRRIHFHIANAYSEDACQAPHCLPHQKFAMTVFDQIVCICGASSDPLTFHELVHYISTSALVSQCRSMHETGDILHPDRFGLLLRNAGAVGDIRDCPNSCGKRVQIRRTLLNCPDVVSIGLVWETDRPNTDMISDVVQSIGTTILLQDIFHSVMVKGMKDVSKLPKLQLSALVCYYGKHYSTFVFHTKLNVWIYFDDATVRQVGPSWDDVVEKCCKGHYQPLLLLYTNPNANPIATETAPKKRVMAPGFSTPVKVPSEKKTESRHDGVRRSITPNPDGSETAVPNRRRSTTPNPPSSTEPVSPDTEPGVTKKQVEHHRQHSFLIAVTGKTGRAAEQNKSEYAVPMNNTAVKHRLPGGQGQPSGSDYEGRKQRPSDLQLPKPDDSVDGYNYTLSTRDQYRRPSISSPDHTGKPLTPNFSRGEVPIRKDSFKRGKDKVPVDVIRYQVPRTSSTSSDSDSIGQGDHNPANSKSGSTQSTAPVLPPKHRRTKSICHEDAPQNLSADHIDIRQHVVMKPKPSAGHNYENIENISHTPVQSGLATLPRNKKGKSAQQMPQADKASRPSLHNRQGTQAQSGQMDRIFHSRQNSIGGQTAHSRDSSTHTLTDDRHSRQNSMVSQISDTQGSTSQGSMHNDKVNGQSNPDSHTRREQTKPSIPSNKPPKPAKPEKKPTLSQKKKTSNPPPPPPTRRSELQGSKEDHQSYINRNIVESVLHYQNQKLTRQGSNISSVSQNSNTSFDSDNSSVRSHKDGTTEILFDTLSLDSAHRDSGYGSSDRNSSSSTGSTTLDPYAQYFMSKSMIPPKNLNTQGVAENLKKFINHGYDGDRHYGPTTYTVGSVQHGGPVTVQQTAGQKYPPPDDKYNPDLTYSHGKTSVEAGKPQYPTVDNSQMSGKPTDPAMERKQLYDPAIVKSHTQGKGNQVYHMNQKMMPQDVKPVSGNKCGLEGFSNTSNQKSEKPSVYHEGVDEYAKLCQKAEELMDQCVLVETSENGSMALNYCNAAIDCLKQAMRINSVSQQSFVSAQKMHNSCVLKSRSLQKKFLVRQESMSSTTSSDSARSSPCPISVSSSDHSSSSSQSYGENCVQQNVLISKLQQNSIHSRSSSRDSVDSVIENKNYRKENRTNVKTEKPISESSSSHSANERTSCSQKGSNDMTVDMYATLPRKGTRRSQKVSGSSNPEPDFANKQRSVNGSGNPNGRTASSGSITPTPSDNCFDTDSSLTDGNDYHYKMQVPSQQQVKANRAEIRQLPHNNTSSGSYHPQGYYPQGYTSSRQQDSSYPQPQTAHPTQHQHEVCKTSAPSQSDNPVLPPKPGKSTNLVTQPAKSTSDLGSREASPRPVEGMMKWVRSTSHATPRSVKNKSKQNSVARQSSFTGNAQQQPGQGRSHQSTVSLATKQCDVQPQQHLVDHSSPHSNHSDCSNNEAQSAGFTPEQVPSTLSNIPNHQCGGQSGENRSATPQQMCTDNNEGSSESEEFRPSVRDLASRFEGSKSNVPSCPHPRDQQDNFPPSGNLGRQRSKSESDFRTLDVKPKSVLSRNKQKNKANRMKKSVTFNDNVALVDLMDIFAPPEGAPGYNDNNSGYVSDQEERYDRATRSYSDNELEDDDSVDSPTEIAPGEVACSLCGKHGAQYGQYCEKCHFYLSQFQQRR